From the genome of Nicotiana sylvestris chromosome 2, ASM39365v2, whole genome shotgun sequence, one region includes:
- the LOC104212924 gene encoding uncharacterized protein: MTVVSLKKTEEDLFMYAFVALYPSIKRWKYCKTVVVVDGTFLKSAYTGTLLIASTQDPAGNIIPLAYAIVDSGNNASWEWIFARFKDVFGEREGMCIVSDRHEGIENAVATLYPQVPHCVCIWHLWNNVKKLQKKYLLLKDIFFAMAKAYTVEKFDYHTTEVEKIDKRVNDYLMNVGYERWSRAHSTVNRTLTMTSNIAGSINAVHKAARALPVLPLLDYIRQLIGRWNVTNLKNIVESFTYLGKKI, encoded by the coding sequence ATGACGGTGGTAAGTTTGAAAAAAACAGAGGAAGATTTGTTCATGTATGCTTTCGTTGCACTATATCCGTCTATAAAAAGATGGAAGTATTGCAAAACGGTTGTTGTTGTAGATGGAACCTTTCTTAAATCGGCATATACAGGAACATTATTGATAGCATCAACACAAGATCCAGCAGGTAATATCATACCACTCGCATATGCCATAGTAGATTCAGGGAATAATGCTTCCTGGGAGTGGATTTTTGCGAGATTCAAGGATGTCTTTggggaaagggagggaatgtgcaTAGTCTCGGATAGGCATGAAGGCATTGAAAATGCAGTGGCAACATTGTATCCACAAGTACCTCATTGTGTCTGCATATGGCATCTATGGAATAAtgtaaaaaaattacaaaagaaATATTTGCTGCTCAAAGACATATTCTTTGCTATGGCCAAAGCATACACAGTTGAGAAGTTTGATTACCACACGACAGAGGTAGAGAAAATTGATAAGAGGGTCAATGATTACTTAATGAATGTTGGGTATGAAAGATGGTCCAGAGCACATTCCACTGTCAATAGAACATTGACGATGACTTCAAACATTGCGGGGTCAATCAATGCAGTGCACAAGGCTGCTAGGGCACTCCCAGTACTACCTTTGCTAGACTACATAAGGCAATTGATCGGACGATGGAATGTTACAAACCTAAAGAATATAGTAGAGTCATTCACTTATCTTGGAAAAAAAATATGA